The following proteins are co-located in the Triticum urartu cultivar G1812 unplaced genomic scaffold, Tu2.1 TuUngrouped_contig_626, whole genome shotgun sequence genome:
- the LOC125530351 gene encoding uncharacterized protein LOC125530351 isoform X2: MARLLARTLTLGRPAAPGSSLQPHRALSDKVELIEIDLSEESASSTSSGDSAEEPMGMGRLNDAIRGVLVRRAAPEWLPFVPGGSYWVPPMRRPLGVSDLVGTVVYNARAAVDAAEMARATMVKAAMTKEEAMCFTTQRGWPSEAYFVQDPQVDTGRLSSEK; this comes from the exons ATGGCTCGCCTCCTCGCgcgaaccctaaccctaggccgcCCGGCCGCCCCGGGGTCCTCCCTGCAGCCCCACCGCGCCCTCTCAGACAAGGTGGAGCTGATCGAGATCGACCTCTCCGAGGAGTCCGCCTCCTCCACCTCATCGGGCGACTCCGCGGAGGAGCCGATGGGGATGGGGCGCCTGAACGACGCCATCCGCGGCGTCCTGGTGCGGCGGGCCGCTCCGGAGTGGCTCCCCTTCGTGCCCGGGGGGTCGTACTGGGTGCCGCCCATGCGGCGGCCGCTCGGGGTGTCCGATCTCGTCGGCACCGTCGTCTACAACGCGAGGGCCGCCGTCGACGCGGCGGAGATGGCGAGGGCCACCATGGTTAAGGCCGCGATGACCAAGGAGGAGGCCATGTGCTTCACCACGCAGCGGGGATGGCCATCAGAGGCCTATTTCGTCCAAG ATCCCCAGGTGGACACAGGAAGACTCAGCTCGGAGAAGTAA
- the LOC125530351 gene encoding uncharacterized protein LOC125530351 isoform X1 gives MARLLARTLTLGRPAAPGSSLQPHRALSDKVELIEIDLSEESASSTSSGDSAEEPMGMGRLNDAIRGVLVRRAAPEWLPFVPGGSYWVPPMRRPLGVSDLVGTVVYNARAAVDAAEMARATMVKAAMTKEEAMCFTTQRGWPSEAYFVQGKVWHPVKKSRKNAKTDDEES, from the exons ATGGCTCGCCTCCTCGCgcgaaccctaaccctaggccgcCCGGCCGCCCCGGGGTCCTCCCTGCAGCCCCACCGCGCCCTCTCAGACAAGGTGGAGCTGATCGAGATCGACCTCTCCGAGGAGTCCGCCTCCTCCACCTCATCGGGCGACTCCGCGGAGGAGCCGATGGGGATGGGGCGCCTGAACGACGCCATCCGCGGCGTCCTGGTGCGGCGGGCCGCTCCGGAGTGGCTCCCCTTCGTGCCCGGGGGGTCGTACTGGGTGCCGCCCATGCGGCGGCCGCTCGGGGTGTCCGATCTCGTCGGCACCGTCGTCTACAACGCGAGGGCCGCCGTCGACGCGGCGGAGATGGCGAGGGCCACCATGGTTAAGGCCGCGATGACCAAGGAGGAGGCCATGTGCTTCACCACGCAGCGGGGATGGCCATCAGAGGCCTATTTCGTCCAAG ggaaagtttggcaTCCAGTGAAGAAGTCAAGGAAAAATGCTAAAACTGATGATGAGGAAAGCTAA